The Trueperaceae bacterium genomic interval CACGCCTCGGGTGCTGCGGCCGATGACCTGCTCACCGCGCCTGAGCTCGAACGTCTGCGGTCCCGAAGGCGGTTCGGGCCAGCCTGCGCTTCCGAGGAAGAGCGGGACGGCCGTCGAGATCGTGCCGTCCTCGGCCACCAATAGGACGGCGGGCTCGTCGCCCAGCCAGGCCTGGACCTCCGTTGCGTCCTCGATGTCGAGCTCGATCCCGCGCACTGCGATCGGGGTGCCGGGCGGCCCGGAGTACAGGGAGAGGCTGAGTTCGGCCGGTCCCGCGTCAGGGTTCGGTCCACGCGCGCAGCCGGAGAGCGCGAGGAGGGCCAGCATGGCGAGGCTCGACGACGAGCCGGCGCGGCGCCACCTAGCCGCCGACCTCGGACGGGCACACCGCTTCGGTTCGTCCGGAGCGCGAGCGCCCCGGTAGCGGCCCCGGTGCTCCGTGGGTCCCGGGCGATCCATCTTCCCCGACCTGCCCGTCGTCTTCATCCCCTGTCCTCCCCGTCGTTCCTCGGAGGCTGAAGCGCGAGTACGGCTCCTTGCTCGCCCCTCCCAGTTTCGCAGTAGTCGGGCGTGCGGCTCGAGCCTGGCCGCTGGGGTCGGCCTCCTCGCCGGCGCGCTCGTCGCTCACCTGCTCCCGCGGGCACGCGCACCAACGAGCCTAGTCAGGGAGGCGTGAACGCCTCGTTAACGCTGCGAAGCGCGCCCAGGCGTGCAGGTGTGCGCCGGCCCCAGCCCTTGCCGCGTTGACCACGTGACCCTTGCCGGTGCCGACGCTTACGGCGTCCGCGAGGGCCGCGTTCCGCACGACCCTGACGAGAGCTCGGTGAAGACCCCGGGCACCAGGACGTTTCCAGGGATCCCGTGCAGCCCTTCCAAGAGCGCTTCACGGGGTTCCAGACTTCCAGGACAAGCCGCAGGGTATTGCCTGAACCTACGAACCCTGTTGGTCTCTTCAAGAGATTGCAACTGAACTGGAAACTAGCGCCTCGGATCGGTCCCATTCGACCCAGGTCGAAAACTCTTGCTCGATGCGGCGCCAGTAGAAGCCGCCTGTCCAGGATTGCTGCCAGACGCAAAGGCTTTCCCAAATAGCCTGCTCATGCCCGAGGCCATGCTCTAGAACCCCGAGCGAGAACGGCCTATAACTCTCCGGTGTAGCGCCTTCCAGCGACGTGACCTGAGGAGTGCCGGCACCTGGTAGAGCTCAGTCGTCCTCCAGGCTCGGCACGAGCGTCCAGATCCTCTTCAACGGCAACTCAGACTTCGTACCGTCCGAGAGGCGGTCGTAGTTCTCCAAGACGGCATCGATCACGTCATCCGCCGTCCACAGCCGCACCTGGAAGAAGAGCTGCCGCTTCGCGTTCGTCACGCTGGACTTGAACCCACCCCACGACACGAACAGGCCGCGCTGAGCGTTGAAGGCCTCCAGCACGCCCCGCAGCTCACGCACAGCCTTGATGTCCTCCGGGGTCTCACCGCTCTTGACTTGCACGGCGATCCGCGGCTCGTCGAACCCCATCGGCTCGCGGCCCGCGACGATGTCCACACCGCCATCAGCCCCGGCGGTCGTCCTTGCGGTTACGTAGCCCTGAGCCTGCAAGAGCTCCTTGACCAGTCGCTCGAACTTAGGACCCTTGAACCGCTGGCTGATGCGCTTACTGATCAGGTCACGCGCGTAACGCTCCAGGTCCTGAAGGGCGCTGTCGACGTCCTCAAGCTCATCGCCACCGCTGACAACCTGCTCCTCATCGAACCCCGGGTCTGGCTTACCCGCTAGGAGGGCCTTGATCCTCTCCTCGGCGTTGTTGCGCTGGATGCGCGCCACCGTGAGGAAAGCACCCAAGCTGTAGAGAAGGTCGGTGCCGATCGCGGTCCGCGGGACGTCCGTCCGGATCCACTTGACCTTGCGAGCGTGGCTGGCTCCCGCGGGCAGATCGGGACGGTACTCGTTGTCACCTACAACCTCACCGAACGCCACTGCAGACTGCTGCTTCAAAGGCAAGGCGACAAGGTCGCCCTTCTGCATGCGCGCACGGAAGGCGAAAAGCTGAGCCGCCCAGTTCCTGAGCGTGTTCAGCTTCTGGTCCTGGTACACCTGCTGGCAGAGCGCGAGGATGTCGTCACGCGTCTGGTAACGCTCCAGACTTGGCAGCTAGTCCCAGCCGATGACCACGAGCTTCTTCTCGAGCGCGAGATCCTCCCGCTCACCATTGCGCCCAGCGCGCACTAGCCACAACGCCACGCCAACCCCTCCGATCCCGCGAGCCCCCTTGGCTCAAAGCGAAAGGCCCTCAACGCGCGAGTTAGGTGCCGCGCCCGAACCACGCACGCTCAGCCTTCATGTCGAACCACACCTGGCGACAACTAGACGACATCCAGACCCTCCCCAACCGCGAGCCCATCGCGTTCCCCCATCCAGGACGATGCCGGCAAGACGGAGGCGGAAAGCTTGTCACCCAGCACATCCTCTGGCTCGCTGAAGGGCAATCAAGTGTTTCACCAGGTGCGCGCTACTGATACTCGAAGAAGAGCGCGCGACGACCCCGAATGGGCACTCCTAGGTCCCCACTCCTGCCTTCCTGACTCGCCAGGACATGGACCAGGACGCTCAGAGTCAGGAGGAGTCGCGGTCCTGAAGAGCTTCATGGTCATCGCGTAGAGCTCGCCGAGGCGCTCCCTCGGCACCAACACCATGACCTCCACAAAGGGACGACCTCTCCGCCGTCGATCAGCCGCGCTTGGAACGCACTCAATATCTACGCCACACCCGGCAAGATTCGGCGGGAAAGTGGTGCTCGAGTCCTACTTCAACCCACCGCGCTCCCCGTCGCTTGACACCAGACGTCGAAAGCACGGACTCCATGGGCATCAGCCGCAAGCGAAGCGGCTGGACTGAAGTCCAGTCCAGCCGCACTTGGTTCACTTCAAGGCGACGAATCTCTAGAGCGTCTTCGCCCCACCTAACAACTGTATACGCCCCACCTGCATACGCAGCGCTGCAGCATCCTCGGAGTGCTGCGAGGGATCGCAGATTATCCGGACGAACTGCTCGCTCATCCTGGGATCTACAATCCCTACTGCGACAGCTGCCCGATGATCGAGAACATCGGCAGGAACATGCCGGCGACGATGAAGCCGACGATGACGCCGAGGAACACGATGAGGGCGGGCTCGAGGGCGGCCGTGAGGCTCTCGACGGCCTCGTCGACCTCGCGCTCGTAGAAGTCCGCGACCTTCTGCAGCATCGAGTCGACGGCGCCGGTCTCCTCGCCGATCGCCACCATCGACGACACCATGGGCGGGAACACGCGCGGGTACTTCATGAGCGTGGAGCTGATCTGCTCGCCGCGCTGCACCGCCTCCTTCGTCTCGGTGAGGATGTCCTCGACGATGGCGTTGCCGGCTGTGCCCTTGGTGATGTCTATCGACTCGATGATGTTCACGCCCGAGCGCAGCAGCAGTCCGAAGGTGTTCGAGAAGCTGGCGATGGCGCTCTTCTGCACCAGCGTGCCTATGACGGGCGTTCGCAGCAGGAAGCGGTCGATGACTCGCCGGCCGTTGGGCGTGCGGCGGAACATGATGAGGCCCACCACCGCGGCCACGATGATCAGGGCCAGCAGCCACCACTGGAAGCGCAGGAAGTCGGAGACAGCGATGAGCGCCCGCGTGATGACGGGCAGCTCGCCGCCGAGCTGGTCGAGGATCTGCGCGAACTGCGGGACGATGCCCGTGAGCAGGAACCACGTCACGCCGAGCGCGATCACGAGCACCACGGTCGGGTAGGTGAGCGCGGTGCGGATCTTGCCGCGCAGCGCCGCCTGCTTCTCCATGTAGGTGGCGATGCGCTCGAGGATGCCGTCGAGGTTGCCCGACACCTCGCCGGCGCGCACCAGGTAGATGTACAGCTTGTTGAACAGGCGCGGGTGCTTGGCGAGCGCGTCGGAGAGGTTCTGACCGGTCTCGACGTCCTCGCGGACGCGCCGCAGGGCGTCCTTCAGGCCCTGCTTCTCGGCCTGCCGCTGGAGGATCGCGAGGCTCTGCACGACGGGCAGGCCGGCGTTGATGACGGTGGCGAACTGCCGCGAGAAGATCGTGATGTCGCGGGTGTTGGGGACAGACCCGATGTCGAGCCACTTCGGCAGCCTGATCTCGGCGTTCAGCCCGGACTTGGGCGCCTTGATCTCGCTGATGAAGTAGCCCTTCTGCCGGAGCGAGGCAGCGACGTCGCGCTCGGAGGCCGCCTCCATGGTGGCAGCGATGAGCTTGCCGGTGCGGTCGCGCGCCTTGTACTCGTAAACGGGCATCCTGCCTCCTCGCCCGCCGTCGACGGGTCGCCCGGCGCGGCTCGGTCACGCCAGGACACTGGCTGCCAAGGTACCGCGTGAGCGCGAGGTGAGACTGGTGAATCGCTCACTTATCCCGTGGCACGGCGTCACGGCGCGGGTCGATGGGCTACCAGCGGCGCGCGATGAGAGCTGCTCGGCGCCCTGATGAGCGGAACGCGCCCCTGTTGTCGTCGCCGGTTAGCATCGCCGGGTGCCGCGCGAGTCCCTGCGGGCCAAGCGGGAGAGGGGGCAGCGGGTCCTCGACCTGCTGCGCGAGCTCTACCCCGACGCCCGCACCGAGCTCAGGTTCCAGACGCCGTTCCAGCTCCTGATCGCCACGCTCCTCTCCGCC includes:
- a CDS encoding restriction endonuclease — translated: MQKGDLVALPLKQQSAVAFGEVVGDNEYRPDLPAGASHARKVKWIRTDVPRTAIGTDLLYSLGAFLTVARIQRNNAEERIKALLAGKPDPGFDEEQVVSGGDELEDVDSALQDLERYARDLISKRISQRFKGPKFERLVKELLQAQGYVTARTTAGADGGVDIVAGREPMGFDEPRIAVQVKSGETPEDIKAVRELRGVLEAFNAQRGLFVSWGGFKSSVTNAKRQLFFQVRLWTADDVIDAVLENYDRLSDGTKSELPLKRIWTLVPSLEDD
- a CDS encoding type II secretion system F family protein encodes the protein MPVYEYKARDRTGKLIAATMEAASERDVAASLRQKGYFISEIKAPKSGLNAEIRLPKWLDIGSVPNTRDITIFSRQFATVINAGLPVVQSLAILQRQAEKQGLKDALRRVREDVETGQNLSDALAKHPRLFNKLYIYLVRAGEVSGNLDGILERIATYMEKQAALRGKIRTALTYPTVVLVIALGVTWFLLTGIVPQFAQILDQLGGELPVITRALIAVSDFLRFQWWLLALIIVAAVVGLIMFRRTPNGRRVIDRFLLRTPVIGTLVQKSAIASFSNTFGLLLRSGVNIIESIDITKGTAGNAIVEDILTETKEAVQRGEQISSTLMKYPRVFPPMVSSMVAIGEETGAVDSMLQKVADFYEREVDEAVESLTAALEPALIVFLGVIVGFIVAGMFLPMFSIIGQLSQ